Proteins from one Bactrocera neohumeralis isolate Rockhampton chromosome 3, APGP_CSIRO_Bneo_wtdbg2-racon-allhic-juicebox.fasta_v2, whole genome shotgun sequence genomic window:
- the LOC126752949 gene encoding cytochrome b5 domain-containing protein 1, translating into MRYYLYDEVALHNKKDDFWVVIHGNVLDLTPLLRDRYDHWNSNLEYLLAFGGKDISHFFEESFMPKTETSPVTGRPRLLFPPILETALSEMCKTSGKMWSQDPMYHIGRLTRRDRRVRIINTLTGTTQLMKVCDEDSIYDIKHKYKQLYNHHAGSYAWRKFSNRGQCGGKLNLKGTLDENGLIEEECRYDLPPPSIWLYYTNDVTIA; encoded by the exons ATGCGCTACTATTTATACGACGAGGTGGCCTTACACAATAAAAAGGATGATTTCTGGGTTGTCATACATGGGAATGTGCTCGATTTGACGCCACTTTTAAGAGACCGCTACGATCACTGGAATAGC AACCTAGAGTATCTGCTCGCCTTTGGCGGCAAAGATATCTCGCATTTCTTCGAGGAGTCATTCATGCCGAAAACCGAAACATCGCCTGTAACGGGACGACCACGTCTGCTATTCCCGCCAATACTAGAAACCGCGCTCAGTGAAATGTGCAAGACAAGTGGCAAAATGTGGAGTCAAGACCCCATGTATCATATCGGGCGCCTGACGAGGCGTGATCGGCGCGTGCGCATAATCAACACGCTCACCGGCACCACACAGCTGATGAAGGTCTGCGATGAGGATAGCATTTATGatataaaacacaaatacaaacagTTATATAATCATCATGCGGGCAGTTATGCGTGGCGAAAGTTCTCAAATCGG ggtCAATGCGGTGGTAAGTTAAATCTGAAAGGCACTCTGGATGAAAATGGTCTGATTGAGGAGGAATGTCGCTATGACTTGCCGCCTCCATCGATTTGGTTGTACTACACCAATGATGTGACTATTGcttga